A genomic stretch from Balaenoptera musculus isolate JJ_BM4_2016_0621 chromosome 9, mBalMus1.pri.v3, whole genome shotgun sequence includes:
- the STMP1 gene encoding short transmembrane mitochondrial protein 1, with product MLQFLLGFTLGNVVGMYLAQNYDIPNLAKKLEEIKKDVDAKKKPPSS from the exons ATGCTCCAGTTCCTG CTTGGATTTACTCTTGGCAACGTGGTGGGAATGTACCTGGCTCAGAACTATGAC ataCCAAACCTGGCTAAAAAacttgaagaaattaaaaaggacgTGGACGCCAAGAAGAAACCCCCTAGTTCATGA